From a single Okeanomitos corallinicola TIOX110 genomic region:
- a CDS encoding Mo-dependent nitrogenase C-terminal domain-containing protein: protein MITTNNQSIIFPNLINQIKEIDQTNHKYDLLQPIRQWLDEIAINNYQLAKLIAKLIPAQCPFERDILIFGRKIAHIPPMCKLNPLYEQFVGLRFRALCYLVDECGEDIQSYC from the coding sequence ATGATCACCACCAACAATCAATCTATTATTTTTCCCAATTTGATCAACCAAATCAAAGAAATTGATCAAACCAATCACAAATACGATTTGCTGCAACCTATACGTCAATGGTTAGATGAAATCGCCATTAACAATTATCAACTAGCTAAATTGATCGCTAAACTGATTCCTGCACAGTGTCCTTTTGAACGTGATATATTGATTTTTGGGCGCAAAATTGCCCATATCCCCCCAATGTGCAAGTTAAATCCACTATATGAACAATTTGTGGGCTTGCGTTTTCGTGCATTGTGTTATTTAGTAGATGAATGTGGAGAGGATATTCAATCCTACTGCTAG
- a CDS encoding HAD family hydrolase produces the protein MPKHISNSSDLQNIRLLATDMDGTLTQAGKFTSALLEALENLVAAGVQVLIVTGRSAGWVSGINSLMPVAGALAENGGLFYSSYHSKSTALTAIPDVISHRQQLAATFAKLQHQFPHLQESADNPFRITDWTFDIFDLTLEQIQYLSDFCQHEGWGFTYSNVQCHIKPQGQDKSVGLLKVLREYFPHYSLDQIATVGDSPNDETLFDSLHFPISIGVANVQNYLSQLKYQPRYITTASEGEGFIELSKYILQS, from the coding sequence ATGCCTAAACACATCAGTAATTCTAGTGATTTACAAAATATTCGCCTTTTAGCCACTGATATGGATGGGACATTGACTCAAGCAGGAAAATTCACTTCAGCACTGTTAGAAGCCTTAGAAAATTTAGTAGCAGCTGGAGTTCAGGTACTGATAGTTACTGGACGTTCAGCCGGTTGGGTTAGTGGTATAAACAGCCTAATGCCAGTGGCAGGTGCATTAGCAGAAAATGGCGGTTTATTTTATTCATCCTATCATTCAAAATCAACAGCTTTAACAGCAATTCCTGATGTGATTAGTCATCGTCAGCAATTAGCTGCGACTTTTGCCAAGCTACAACATCAATTTCCCCACCTCCAGGAATCTGCGGATAATCCATTTCGTATCACCGATTGGACTTTTGATATTTTTGATTTGACATTAGAACAAATACAGTATTTAAGTGATTTTTGTCAACACGAAGGTTGGGGATTTACGTATAGCAATGTTCAGTGTCACATTAAACCCCAAGGACAGGATAAATCTGTAGGGTTATTAAAAGTGTTACGCGAGTATTTTCCGCATTATTCATTAGATCAAATTGCTACCGTGGGAGACAGTCCTAATGATGAAACTTTATTTGACAGTCTTCATTTTCCTATTTCTATAGGTGTAGCTAATGTCCAGAATTATCTGAGTCAGTTAAAATATCAACCCAGATATATAACCACAGCTTCGGAAGGTGAAGGATTTATTGAACTATCCAAGTATATTTTGCAAAGCTAA
- a CDS encoding DevA family ABC transporter ATP-binding protein codes for MNMKEPVITIRNINHYYGKGALRKQILFNINLEVYAGEIVIMTGPSGSGKTTLLSLIGGLRSVQEGSLKLLGKELFAASQSKLVQSRRNIGYIFQAHNLLGFLTARQNVQMAVELNQRISQSQAIKKSEAMLGAVGLTERVNYYPDNLSGGQKQRIAIARALVNQPPLVLADEPTAALDKQSGRDVVEIMQRLAKEQGTAILLVTHDNRILDIADRIVEMEDGLLTRDAKNLPANNKVNFPVSDHH; via the coding sequence ATGAACATGAAAGAACCTGTAATTACCATTAGAAATATTAACCATTACTATGGTAAAGGTGCGCTGAGAAAACAAATATTATTTAACATCAACCTAGAAGTATATGCAGGGGAAATTGTCATTATGACTGGACCATCAGGTTCAGGTAAAACCACATTATTGAGTTTAATTGGTGGTTTACGTTCTGTACAAGAAGGAAGTCTCAAATTGTTAGGCAAAGAACTATTTGCTGCTAGTCAAAGTAAACTTGTACAAAGTCGGCGTAACATAGGTTATATATTTCAGGCTCACAATTTACTTGGCTTTTTAACCGCTAGACAAAATGTCCAAATGGCAGTGGAATTAAATCAAAGAATTTCCCAATCTCAAGCTATTAAAAAATCAGAAGCTATGTTAGGTGCAGTGGGGTTAACAGAAAGAGTTAACTATTACCCAGACAATTTATCTGGTGGACAAAAACAAAGGATAGCGATCGCTCGCGCTTTAGTCAATCAGCCCCCATTAGTTTTAGCTGATGAACCTACAGCCGCCTTGGATAAACAATCAGGACGCGATGTAGTAGAAATTATGCAGCGCCTGGCTAAAGAACAAGGAACAGCGATTTTACTTGTGACTCACGATAATCGTATTTTGGACATAGCTGATCGCATTGTCGAAATGGAAGATGGACTTTTAACTCGTGATGCTAAAAACTTACCTGCCAACAACAAAGTAAATTTCCCTGTTTCTGATCACCACTAA